Proteins co-encoded in one Prunus persica cultivar Lovell chromosome G6, Prunus_persica_NCBIv2, whole genome shotgun sequence genomic window:
- the LOC18773659 gene encoding non-cyanogenic beta-glucosidase: MAMQLRSFLLGVLLLIGFAFTNSKADIRAPPTHFDTASLNRSSFPEGFIFGVGSGSYQYEGAANEGGRGPSIWDAFTRKYPEKINDSSNGDIAVDQYHRYKEDVGIMKNMGWDAYRFSISWSRLLPSKFIHILTFGCDQSSYKVQFKLYQCTYFVIFWFCFNY, encoded by the exons ATGGCAATGCAATTACGATCTTTTCTCTTAGGCGTGCTGCTACTAATTGGCTTTGCATTCACAAATAGCAAAGCAGATATTAGAGCTCCACCCACGCATTTTGACACCGCTTCTCTCAATAGGAGCAGTTTTCCAGAAGGGTTCATATTTGGCGTAGGTTCTGGATCTTACCAA TATGAAGGTGCTGCAAACGAAGGTGGTAGAGGACCAAGCATTTGGGATGCCTTCACCCGCAAATATCCAG AAAAGATTAATGATAGCAGTAATGGAGATATCGCTGTTGATCAGTATCACCGCTATAAG GAAGATGTGGGGATTATGAAGAATATGGGGTGGGATGCTTATAGATTCTCTATCTCATGGTCAAGATTATTACCAAGTAAGTTCATCCACATCCTCACATTTGGTTGTGACCAATCGTCATATAAAGTTCAGTTTAAATTGTATCAGTGCACTTATTTCgttattttctggttttgttttaattattag